Genomic window (Sediminispirochaeta smaragdinae DSM 11293):
TCCTCTGCCTTACGCTTGTTTATCGCCAGGGTATCGATACGACGACGCAATTCGTCGATCGTTTCCGGGAGCTCGAGCAATTTCGAATCGATCTCCTTAAGCTCCTTTTCGAGATCGGTCATTCGCTGGAAATTACTGTCGACCCCTTCGATGGTGGAATCCATTACATCTCGCCGTTTCTCGAGACGTTCATAGCGCTGCTCGATCTCTTTTTCGAGATCCTCGAGGCTCCGAAGCCGCGCCTGTATAGACTGAAGCTCATCATGGCTGCCGGTCACCTGATCAAGCTTTACATCAACGGCCTGACTGATATTGATGAGCTTTTTAAAATCTCCCTCCATTTCCTCAAGCCGCTTTTTTTCGGCAAGGAAACGGTTAAGCCGGCCGTTCACCTCATCACCCAGCTTCCGAATCGACTGGAATTTCCGTTCGGTTTCACGAATCTCCTGGCTCTGTCCTTCGATTCTGTTGATTTCCACCTTGAGATCCTCAATCGTTTCCTGCAGCCCGATCTTCAGGGCGTCGGCACGCTCAAAGAGCTTTGTTTGGGCCAGAAACTGCTTTAAACGCTTATCAATATCCTGGAGCTGTGCATCGAGAGCACCGCTGTTCTCCTCAATTCGGCCCAGCAGCTTCTTCTGCATCTGCTCGACCTTATCCTTTGTATCGGCGCCGAAGGCCTTGAAATCCTTGATCCTTTCATCGATATCAGCCTGAAAATCCCTGTTACGTTTCTGTATCTCGATGGAAAAGTTTTCATAGTCACGATTAAAGTTGTCGAAAGCCGATTCGGTACGTTTACGCAGATCACCCTCGAACGCTAAAATGGTATCGGAAATTTCCTTTAACTCGTTCTTAAGGCGCGTGCGCTCCTCCTGAGTCTGAAGGATGAGGTCGTCACGCTGCGCCTCGAAATCACGCCTGAGGGCACCGATATTCTCCTCGGTCGATTTCTTCAATTCGCTATAGTCGCCGGAAAGCTCCCCTTTTGTCTCTTCGAGCTCCTGAAGTACCTTCTCCTGCCATCCGGAGAGATCGCTTCTGGCACTCTCCATCATCTGGCTAAGCTCCACCTGCTTGGCTTCGACACCCTCGGAAATTTCTGTCAGCCGACTGGTAAGTTCCCGCTCCTGCCGCTTGATTTGCGACGAAACCGAACTATCGTAATCGCTGAACTCCTTCTGAAAGGCAAGGCGAGAACTCTCTTTTGCCTCGAGGATCTGATTCTTGAGACTCTCTTCAAGTCCGCCGAGGGCTTGCCCCGTAGTGTTCATACGCTCGCCGATTCGCTCCTGAAAAGCGGCGACCTGCTGCTCGAATTTTTCCTGCTGGGCGTATATCTTTCCCTGGAAGCTGCTCAAGCGCTGCTTCAAGTCATCGGCATATTCGATTTCCAGTTTCTGCCGACCGTTCTCTCCATTGGTACCCAGCTCTTCGAGGCGCATCTCCACATCCTTTTTCCACGCCTCGATGCGTTCATCCATCTGACCGGCCCTGCGCTGAAGATCGCCGAAAAACTCAGACTCAAAGACCTCAAGTTTTTCAGAAACATTCTGATAGGCCTGGTTCTTCAGCTGGTTAAGCTCCTCTTCAACCCCGGCTATGGCGCTACGGATTTCGCCGATCTCCGTATCAGCCCGTTCCTTTTCATCGCTGCGATAGCCGGCCATTTCATCCTTAAAGAGACCGAAATCATCCCGCACCCGGGAAGATACCCGTTCCATGGAGTCACGCAGATTGGCCTCAAGAGAATCGATATCGGCGCTAACCTCTTCGATCCTGGTAAACCGGTAGGAGACCTCCTCTTCCCAACTGGAAATTTTATCCTCAAGTTCGGTAAAGGTCTTCTCAATGGTATGCTCAAAACCTGCAAGCTTCTCTTCCTGACGCTGTTTGAGATCGGTGTCGAGGCGGCCGGAACGCTCGGTCAGTTCGTCAAGCTGTAGTGCGGCAGCGTCAGCCGTCTTTGTAAGCGCCTCGTAGCGATCATTAATCCCCTTCTCAAAAGCGCCTAAGCGCTGATCGACCTCCGATCGTGATTTCTCGGCTGCATTGGCCGTCGACTGGATATCAGCAAGTAGCCTCGACTCGGTTTCCTGCCGCTTTGCTTCGATATTTTTTCTAAGAAGTTCAAAGACCTCATCGTCAAGGTTTTCTCCGCGCTTGGCGGCCCTCTCGAGGGATTCCTGATAGGCCGATTCAATCGCCGACATCTCATCCCGAAAACGGGCAAGGCTTTGATTCAGCTGCTCCTGACCGCCTTGTAATTGTTGCAGAAAGAGATCGCCCTCTTTCTTTCGCTTTTCAAGTGTACCGCTCAGCCCTTCGTCGAAACCGGCGACAAGAGATTCCCCGCGCTGCTCGGCCCGATAGAGCTGTTCATCAAGACCAGCCTCAATTGCCTTCATCGTCTCGGCCTCCATAGAGCTTCGACGATCCTCAAGCCGGTCCAGCTGCTCAGTGAAACTGTGGATCCTGGTTTCGGCTTCCTCCACCTCTTTATGAACACCGGTAACGATCTGACGGGTACGCTTCAGCACCTCGGCACTCACCTTTCGCAAGGCCGTATCGTTTTCCTTTGTGAATTTTCCATTGATTTCGGGGATCTGTTTTTCCAGCTGGAGAATCCGAACCCCGGCCTCCTTCACCCGCTTGCCGACCTTATCGACAAATTCCGATTCCTCATGGAGACGCTTGAGATTCTCTTCGACCTGACCGGTCATGCGGCCCAGCTCACCGAGTGTCTTGTCATACTCACTGATGCGTTCATGCACAAGCTCAATCTTCTCGGCCTTTTTCCCAAGCTCCTCTTCGATACCGACAATTCGCTTAAGGATCTCTTTGCCGGTTTTCTGATGAACATCAAGATCGATGGCGAGATTCTTTACTTCCTGGGTCTTTCCATCCACAAAACCGTCCAGCTCGCCCTTGATCTTCTCCGAATAGCGCCGAATTTTGTCCAAAGAACGATTATTGCGGTCCATTTGCCGGTACAACGCCAGTACCAGCACCACAATCAAGAGGGTAATAACATTTCCCAATGAGAATACCATATTTCTCTCCCAGTTTATCCCCGATTATTGTTACCCAGGAAGAGTAAGATGTCAATTCAATCTCTCTTCCACCCAGCGCCGCAGCTCCGGATAACGGAAGAACGCAAAGTCGGCAATCCCCTTTTGCTCCCGAGAACGGGTCAAATAGGCCGTTCGCATCCCGACTCCTGCGGCTCCCTCGATATCATACCGATAACTGTTCCCAACGTACAGGATTTCTTCCGGAGGCAAACCGAGAGCGGAAACCAGCCGGCGGAAAGGAAGAGGATCGGGCTTGAGGCGTCCGGAATCTTCGGAACAACATGCGATATCGATAAGATCGTCCACTCCGAGATAGGAGAGCTTCCGTTGAATCGGAAAATCACTGAGCACGGCAAGCTTCACCCCGGACCGCTTGAAGGACAGGAGGGTCTCCCGAAGCTGGGCAAAGGGGCGGACCCCTCGAAATGAGCGTTCCCATACCCCGTAGAGATGACGATCAATCTTCTCTGCCGCCTTCGTTTCCGAAAGTCGTCCACCAGAGGCGCGGGAAAGAAAGCGGGCCTGGGCCTGCCTGAAGCCTCCGTCGAAAGCCTTTTTTCTGATCTCTTTTCTCACCCTGCCGAAACGGAGAACCAGCATTGGATGAAAAAGAAAAGAGGGAAGGGAATGAAGATACATCCTGCGGTTCGGATAGAGGGTCCCGTCGATGTCGAAAGCAATAGCCCGAATCTGCACTATACCTACTCCAAGTCTTGCTGTTATTGGGTTCTGATAATAAGGCGGACCTTCCCTTTCACCGAAGAGCCATCTTCCGCCTCTGAAAACTTCCAGTTTCTTATGGCCTGTTTTATCACATTGTCCAATTCTGTGCTACCGGATGAGGAGACAACCTCGGGAAGTAGCGGCCGCCCGTCGGCAGGAAGGGTAAACTGGACCTCTACCATGACGGAGCTTCGTCCGCCAAGCATCTCCGGCTCTATCTCGGGTTTACTCCATGCAAGCAGCTTCCTGGTCTGGTCGCCCTCGAAGGTCACATCCGGCTCATCGACCGAAGCGTTATCCGTCCCCCCGGAAGAACCGGCCGAGGTCTGTCCCGAACGGCCACTTGAGGTGGCCTGATCGGCAATGGCCCCCAGCTTCTCCTCTACCGTACTGTCGGAGAGAAGCGGAGAAGCTGCCTTCTCATTTCCCTCGCCCGCAGTAGGAGCTTCCGCGTCCTCATCGGACCGGGAGAGGTCTGAGGTACTTCCTGCAGCCTCATCACCATAGACAATCTCCGAACCGGGAGACCAGTTATTGCGGACGACTTCAGGCTCGGGAGGGGCCTTGGGAGGTTCGGAAGAAGAGATGCGGGGAGCGGGGGCGGGCAACGGAGCGGCCGAGGCTGGAGGCTGAGAGGCTTGCTCCCTGCTTGCCCTAGGCTGCGGTTGTGCCGGAGTCTCAACTGCAGAAGCGCGGGGAGAAGTCTGCTTCGCGACTTCCGGGCGAGGAGCAGGCCGCTCAGGGGCCTTTTGGGGGGCAGGCACTATGGCTTCCGGCTGCGGTTCCGTTGCTTCTGGTTTTTCTACCTTTTCTACCTCCGAAGGCGTTACCGCTTCAGGCTCGGTAGGAAGAGGAGGAGGCAAAAGCACCACAGGGTCGAGCCGAAGGGTATCCGCTTCGGGAGACCAGTCGACAAGACCAAGCAGGAGGGCAAGTAAAAGATGCAGAGCCAGAGCGATCAGAAGGCTCACGCCAAGTCGCTCCCGGGAATCATACATCACGGGGCATCATCCTTTGTTCGCAATGTTATACCCGTAAACCCCTCGGTACGCAGCACATCGAGGAGCCGGACCATCAGACTGTAGCTTACCCCGGAGTCTCCTTCGATGATGACAGCCTTAATATCGTCCTGACTCCGGAGGGAGGCCAGCCCCTCCTTCAGATCCGCAAGAGCGTAACGGTCTCTGTTCAGGTAGATCTCATCTTCGGATACCACGGTAACAACGAGTCGCGTCATCACCGCAGGCTCGGCAGTACTGGAACTTGGAAGCTCGATACTGATGCCGGGGGTCAGCAAAAAGGTGCTTGATACCATGAAAAAGATAACCAGCTGGAACACCACATCGATCATCGGAACAAGATCGACGGTTGCCGTCGGTTTCAAACGTCTGCGAAAGGTCATCG
Coding sequences:
- a CDS encoding TonB family protein, translated to MYDSRERLGVSLLIALALHLLLALLLGLVDWSPEADTLRLDPVVLLPPPLPTEPEAVTPSEVEKVEKPEATEPQPEAIVPAPQKAPERPAPRPEVAKQTSPRASAVETPAQPQPRASREQASQPPASAAPLPAPAPRISSSEPPKAPPEPEVVRNNWSPGSEIVYGDEAAGSTSDLSRSDEDAEAPTAGEGNEKAASPLLSDSTVEEKLGAIADQATSSGRSGQTSAGSSGGTDNASVDEPDVTFEGDQTRKLLAWSKPEIEPEMLGGRSSVMVEVQFTLPADGRPLLPEVVSSSGSTELDNVIKQAIRNWKFSEAEDGSSVKGKVRLIIRTQ
- a CDS encoding SpiroCoCo family coiled-coil protein, with product MVFSLGNVITLLIVVLVLALYRQMDRNNRSLDKIRRYSEKIKGELDGFVDGKTQEVKNLAIDLDVHQKTGKEILKRIVGIEEELGKKAEKIELVHERISEYDKTLGELGRMTGQVEENLKRLHEESEFVDKVGKRVKEAGVRILQLEKQIPEINGKFTKENDTALRKVSAEVLKRTRQIVTGVHKEVEEAETRIHSFTEQLDRLEDRRSSMEAETMKAIEAGLDEQLYRAEQRGESLVAGFDEGLSGTLEKRKKEGDLFLQQLQGGQEQLNQSLARFRDEMSAIESAYQESLERAAKRGENLDDEVFELLRKNIEAKRQETESRLLADIQSTANAAEKSRSEVDQRLGAFEKGINDRYEALTKTADAAALQLDELTERSGRLDTDLKQRQEEKLAGFEHTIEKTFTELEDKISSWEEEVSYRFTRIEEVSADIDSLEANLRDSMERVSSRVRDDFGLFKDEMAGYRSDEKERADTEIGEIRSAIAGVEEELNQLKNQAYQNVSEKLEVFESEFFGDLQRRAGQMDERIEAWKKDVEMRLEELGTNGENGRQKLEIEYADDLKQRLSSFQGKIYAQQEKFEQQVAAFQERIGERMNTTGQALGGLEESLKNQILEAKESSRLAFQKEFSDYDSSVSSQIKRQERELTSRLTEISEGVEAKQVELSQMMESARSDLSGWQEKVLQELEETKGELSGDYSELKKSTEENIGALRRDFEAQRDDLILQTQEERTRLKNELKEISDTILAFEGDLRKRTESAFDNFNRDYENFSIEIQKRNRDFQADIDERIKDFKAFGADTKDKVEQMQKKLLGRIEENSGALDAQLQDIDKRLKQFLAQTKLFERADALKIGLQETIEDLKVEINRIEGQSQEIRETERKFQSIRKLGDEVNGRLNRFLAEKKRLEEMEGDFKKLINISQAVDVKLDQVTGSHDELQSIQARLRSLEDLEKEIEQRYERLEKRRDVMDSTIEGVDSNFQRMTDLEKELKEIDSKLLELPETIDELRRRIDTLAINKRKAEDAMEQLEKVDTLLSDSEKRIDELQKAREWLARTETRLEEVSKQAQEQVKLLGSIMKSDGATGSDKRGGAPGMNARELVSRLARQGWTVDQISRATKLSRGEVELILEMIPNNR
- a CDS encoding ExbD/TolR family protein, giving the protein MTFRRRLKPTATVDLVPMIDVVFQLVIFFMVSSTFLLTPGISIELPSSSTAEPAVMTRLVVTVVSEDEIYLNRDRYALADLKEGLASLRSQDDIKAVIIEGDSGVSYSLMVRLLDVLRTEGFTGITLRTKDDAP
- a CDS encoding HAD family hydrolase, whose product is MQIRAIAFDIDGTLYPNRRMYLHSLPSFLFHPMLVLRFGRVRKEIRKKAFDGGFRQAQARFLSRASGGRLSETKAAEKIDRHLYGVWERSFRGVRPFAQLRETLLSFKRSGVKLAVLSDFPIQRKLSYLGVDDLIDIACCSEDSGRLKPDPLPFRRLVSALGLPPEEILYVGNSYRYDIEGAAGVGMRTAYLTRSREQKGIADFAFFRYPELRRWVEERLN